The genomic window TGGTGTCAGTCGGGAGGAATACAATACCAGTCGAACCAATAGCGGCAATTGCTGCCTAGGCAGAGTTCCCAAACAAACCTGGGATGACGGATATGACCTATACAAAAAATATGTTCTTGATTCTAACTCGGTCGATGGCGCCCCCCTCGCCGAGGCTCGTCCGAATCTGGAGTCCGATAGTGGCATCCAGAATCAGCTTGACGACGAATGTTCCAAAAGTCAAAATTTACAAAATCAGAAATCGGAGGTGGCAATCAAAGAACTGATGCACTAAGTTGTGAACTGTCTCGACCGAGAGAGTCATGTCCACGCAACTAAAAACTTCCGTAATCCATTGTCCAAGGCTAGCAGAACATCCTGCGTCCACTATTAAACAGTACGCTCAAAGAAAAAAGTAGAATGAGAGATGGGGACCAAGTATACTCCATCACTCACCCTCCAGTGGGGCGGTATATTTTCGGAGTTACAACTTAGATGTTATTTGCAAAATCAGCTCAACGTCCTCCTGTTGACGCAATTATGGGATCTTATCTGAGAGAGAAAAGATCCCCCTATATTCATTTGAGCTGGATGATACATGGTCAATGTAATTATCGATGCTCTTATTGTCACAAAAACAATTGGGGTGGATCGAGCCGGCGCCTTGAATTTAATCATGCGATTTACTTTCTGGAGAGATTTCTTGAACATTACAAGGATCGTCGAATTGTTGTTTCCTTTAGTGGAGGTGAGCCAACGCTTTGGCCTCATTTTACAGAGCTTGTCGAGTGGCTTCATGTTCGCGGAATTTCAATGGGCCTCACGAGCAACGGATCGAGGGGGCTTTCATATTTCAAAGGGATTGCGCCCCTATTGTCTTGGCTAAATTTGAGTTATCACCCAGAGTTTTCCCATGAGCAGCGTTTTATGGAGACAGTGATTGGGGCCTCTTTTTTTTGTGATGTCAGAGTTCGCCTAATGATGCCAGTTGAACGTCGATTGTGGGATCGGTCAATTTCCTTTGGAGAGAAATTAAAGTCCGCTCTTGGATTTGGATCTTTGACAACAATTGAATACGCTCCCATTTCTGAGGATTTTAGCGGTCTTCATGCTCGTCCGACAGAATACGCAACTGATCAGAAGGGTCGTTTTGAGGATCCCGTTTTCGCAGTGGGACCGGATCGTAAGTTCAAAGAAAGGGCCTCCATTGAGAATGTGGATGGGGGAATCGTTGGTGCCCCGAGAAAAATATTTGAACTGGACGCCAATACTCTTCTCGCCCAGGGGCAAACCAATTTTATCGGATGGAAGTGTGAAATAGGACTTGAGCAGACTTTTATTGATTCATAAGGGAATGTACTTCGAGCTGGTTGTCGAGTTGGAGGAATAATCGGCCATATTTCGAATAAAAAAATTAAATTCCCAACCAGTGCTGTTCTCTGTTCAAAATCCTATTGTTATTGCGGGACGGATATTATCGCGACTAAATTTTCACCGAAGTGGATTCTCAGTCAGGATTTGGAATCGATACCACAGGGATTCGACGCCCCTGCGTATAAGGGAGTGGCATTTTTTCGATATTTTCATGCCCATGCGATGTCCAGAATCATTCATATTCTGAAATATTTTGCGTGGCCTTTGACAGTGAATTTTATACGTTCTATTTTGGGACCTCGATTGACGCGAGCCCTGCGCTTCAAAGTGTGGCCCTGGATTTCAGATTCGTGGAAAATTATTGGTTATTCGCAGTTGTTTAAAAAGCCATAACCCTGTTTATGGGTGTATGGCTTTACTACTGGTAGGGTAAACTCTGTAAGATTCCAGGTCATTTGGGAAGTAGCTGGAGGTGCAGGTCGTCTGACTGCGACTACCGGGCGTATAGAATTAAATGCTGGAGAACAAGAAATTTCCATCAAGCTCAATGGAGAAAAATATCTTGATGGCAAATATTCCATAAAAGAAGGATTTCACAGTTGTAGTGTCTTGTCCACTCTCCAAAACTAGCGGGCTTTAACTAAAAAGCCCTGCCATTTGTGCAATTGATCTGGAGTGAGT from Bdellovibrionales bacterium includes these protein-coding regions:
- a CDS encoding radical SAM protein — its product is MLFAKSAQRPPVDAIMGSYLREKRSPYIHLSWMIHGQCNYRCSYCHKNNWGGSSRRLEFNHAIYFLERFLEHYKDRRIVVSFSGGEPTLWPHFTELVEWLHVRGISMGLTSNGSRGLSYFKGIAPLLSWLNLSYHPEFSHEQRFMETVIGASFFCDVRVRLMMPVERRLWDRSISFGEKLKSALGFGSLTTIEYAPISEDFSGLHARPTEYATDQKGRFEDPVFAVGPDRKFKERASIENVDGGIVGAPRKIFELDANTLLAQGQTNFIGWKCEIGLEQTFIDS